The proteins below come from a single Faecalibaculum rodentium genomic window:
- a CDS encoding TrmH family RNA methyltransferase: protein MKRIESTQNAMIKELAKLHRKKERDRQNRYLIEGEHMLQEAAQAGALQEIFFLEGEPLPDFADRHMAVECTAPVLNRLSLLDSGARLIGVASLPDQKLPEKPDRVLLLDGVQDPGNLGTLIRSAVGFGIQLVLCSGDCADPFGPKALQSSQGAVFHVPVIRCRLSAAVEELKTRMPVFAAALHHDSISLSSLRISGPWALVLGNEGQGIREALIHQCTETVYIEMDAFESLNVAVAGSILMYCLRYRTERDNP, encoded by the coding sequence ATGAAACGCATCGAATCAACACAGAATGCAATGATCAAAGAGCTTGCAAAGCTGCACAGAAAAAAGGAGAGGGACAGGCAGAACCGCTATTTGATCGAAGGGGAACATATGTTGCAGGAAGCAGCACAGGCAGGGGCTTTACAGGAGATCTTTTTTCTTGAAGGAGAGCCGCTGCCGGATTTTGCAGACCGGCATATGGCAGTTGAGTGTACAGCCCCGGTCCTGAACCGGCTCTCTTTATTAGATTCCGGGGCCAGACTTATTGGAGTTGCTTCCCTTCCTGATCAAAAACTGCCCGAGAAGCCGGACAGGGTCCTTCTCCTTGATGGAGTACAGGACCCGGGAAATCTGGGAACTTTGATACGATCTGCCGTCGGTTTCGGTATCCAGCTCGTTCTCTGTTCCGGCGATTGTGCCGACCCATTTGGGCCAAAAGCACTTCAGTCCTCACAGGGAGCTGTGTTTCATGTTCCCGTGATCCGCTGCCGGTTATCTGCTGCAGTGGAAGAACTGAAAACCAGGATGCCTGTCTTTGCAGCTGCCCTGCATCATGACAGCATTTCTCTCTCCAGTCTGAGGATCTCCGGACCCTGGGCACTGGTACTGGGAAATGAAGGTCAGGGAATCCGGGAAGCCCTGATCCATCAGTGTACAGAGACCGTCTACATCGAGATGGATGCATTTGAGAGCCTGAACGTGGCTGTTGCCGGTTCTATACTGATGTACTGTCTTCGATACAGAACAGAAAGAGACAATCCCTGA
- the rpiA gene encoding ribose 5-phosphate isomerase A — MKRECAEAAYKLIKNGMTIGLGGGRTIQYLIEFINMGNLDQIKVVTPSMSTALACKSHGITVIPTWLTSSLDIAFDGCDQVDESLNALKSGGAIHTQERIVAAMAKQYVLLVDSSKLVQKLTFDYPVAVEVVPEAFSYVKSQLEKMGAQVAWRTGSGKDGGVMTDQGNPVMDAAFNTVDDVAALNRRISDIPGVVDTSLFVGIAAKAIVAQPDGTVTVIDRP, encoded by the coding sequence ATGAAGCGTGAATGTGCAGAAGCAGCGTATAAACTGATTAAAAACGGCATGACCATTGGTCTCGGGGGCGGAAGGACCATCCAGTATCTGATTGAATTCATCAATATGGGAAATCTGGATCAGATCAAGGTGGTAACTCCCAGCATGAGCACAGCCCTTGCCTGCAAATCTCATGGAATCACCGTCATTCCCACCTGGCTGACAAGTTCCCTGGATATTGCTTTTGACGGCTGTGATCAGGTGGATGAATCCCTGAATGCCCTGAAGAGCGGTGGGGCGATCCATACACAGGAGAGAATCGTGGCAGCCATGGCAAAGCAGTACGTGCTTTTGGTTGACAGTTCGAAGCTGGTTCAGAAACTTACATTCGATTATCCCGTTGCTGTTGAGGTAGTCCCTGAAGCGTTCAGCTACGTGAAATCTCAGCTGGAAAAAATGGGGGCCCAGGTAGCCTGGAGAACTGGATCCGGCAAAGACGGTGGTGTGATGACAGACCAGGGCAATCCTGTGATGGATGCCGCATTCAATACGGTGGATGATGTCGCTGCTTTGAATCGCCGGATTTCTGATATTCCGGGGGTCGTAGATACTTCTCTGTTTGTTGGAATTGCAGCGAAAGCCATCGTTGCACAGCCGGATGGTACGGTTACTGTAATCGATCGTCCCTGA
- the rdgB gene encoding RdgB/HAM1 family non-canonical purine NTP pyrophosphatase: MKEIILATGNAHKAHEFREMLPNVRILTLKDLPQPVTIVEDGETFEENALKKARAVYEATGKAAMADDSGIEVDALGGQPGVHSARWMGEETPYDIKNARLIELTEGRPKTARYVCAIAYVDEKGNEYVNRQTVEGEIARAPRGDNGFGYDPVFYYPPFGTTLAAVSEDRKNSISHRAKALKQFLADMGDRL; encoded by the coding sequence ATGAAAGAAATCATTCTGGCAACCGGGAATGCCCACAAAGCCCATGAGTTCAGGGAAATGCTGCCAAATGTCAGGATCCTGACGCTGAAAGACCTGCCACAGCCGGTCACAATCGTGGAAGATGGAGAAACATTCGAAGAGAATGCACTGAAAAAAGCCAGGGCTGTATATGAAGCGACCGGCAAAGCTGCGATGGCAGATGACTCGGGAATCGAAGTGGATGCTCTGGGCGGTCAGCCTGGAGTTCACAGCGCACGATGGATGGGGGAAGAAACGCCGTATGACATCAAAAATGCCCGGCTGATCGAACTCACCGAAGGCAGGCCCAAAACCGCCAGATATGTCTGTGCCATTGCCTATGTGGACGAGAAGGGAAACGAATATGTCAACCGGCAGACAGTGGAGGGAGAAATTGCGCGTGCTCCCAGGGGGGATAACGGATTCGGGTATGACCCGGTCTTCTATTATCCGCCATTTGGCACAACACTCGCTGCAGTGAGTGAAGACAGAAAGAATTCCATCTCTCACAGAGCCAAAGCTCTGAAACAGTTTCTGGCGGATATGGGGGACAGACTGTGA
- a CDS encoding adenylosuccinate synthase yields MPSQVVVGTQWGDEGKGKIVDVLAEQADMVVRFQGGDNAGHTLVVNGNKHVLHLLPSGVLHEEGTCVIGPGVVCNPFVLLEEMEALENSGLSTDHIIISDRAHILMPYHRYQDHLEEAEKENKIGTTGRGIGPAYADKYARRGLRFHEFMDLDSFLEKLRDNLEHKNRLFTGVYGAEPMDYDEIAERFKSIHSRIVPMIKETTHLVNNALDDGKTVLFEGAQACMLDINYGTYPYVTSSSPTSAGVTEGAGVAPNRINQVFGVVKAYSTRVGEGPFVTELEDATGEWIRKQGGEYGATTGRPRRTGWLDLMVVAHAAMLNGLTDITLTKIDVLTGLDELKICTGYEIDGEVFSYVPSDQALVAKAKPVYKTLPGWKEDITEIREYDQLPQQAKDYIAFIEEYVGVPVTLVSVGPDRENNIYRQA; encoded by the coding sequence ATGCCCAGTCAAGTAGTGGTAGGCACCCAGTGGGGTGACGAAGGCAAAGGGAAAATAGTGGATGTTCTCGCTGAACAGGCGGATATGGTAGTGCGGTTTCAGGGTGGTGACAATGCAGGTCATACACTTGTTGTAAACGGAAACAAACATGTTCTGCATCTTCTGCCCAGTGGAGTCCTTCATGAGGAGGGAACCTGTGTAATTGGCCCGGGTGTGGTTTGCAATCCGTTTGTTCTGCTGGAAGAGATGGAAGCACTGGAAAACAGCGGGCTTTCCACGGACCATATCATCATTTCGGACAGGGCTCATATATTAATGCCTTATCATCGTTATCAGGATCATCTGGAGGAAGCAGAAAAAGAAAACAAGATAGGAACCACAGGACGTGGTATCGGTCCTGCATATGCCGATAAATACGCCAGACGGGGACTGAGATTCCATGAATTTATGGATTTGGATTCCTTCCTGGAAAAGCTCAGGGACAACCTGGAGCATAAGAATCGGCTCTTTACAGGAGTGTATGGTGCAGAACCTATGGATTACGATGAGATTGCCGAACGGTTCAAATCGATCCACAGCCGTATCGTCCCGATGATCAAGGAAACCACACATCTGGTCAATAACGCACTGGATGATGGAAAAACTGTTCTGTTTGAAGGCGCCCAGGCATGTATGCTGGATATAAACTACGGAACGTATCCCTATGTAACTTCCTCCAGTCCGACCAGTGCAGGCGTAACAGAAGGAGCCGGTGTTGCCCCGAACAGAATCAATCAGGTTTTTGGCGTTGTAAAGGCATACTCTACCCGCGTCGGAGAAGGACCGTTTGTCACTGAGCTGGAGGATGCAACCGGTGAATGGATCCGAAAACAGGGCGGGGAATATGGAGCCACAACAGGACGACCCCGCAGAACCGGCTGGCTGGATCTGATGGTGGTGGCTCACGCAGCCATGCTCAATGGTCTGACTGACATTACCCTGACGAAAATAGATGTCCTGACAGGCCTGGATGAACTCAAAATCTGCACAGGTTACGAAATTGACGGGGAAGTTTTCAGCTATGTTCCATCAGATCAGGCACTGGTGGCAAAAGCGAAACCTGTGTACAAGACACTTCCAGGCTGGAAAGAAGACATTACGGAAATCAGGGAGTATGATCAGCTTCCCCAGCAGGCAAAGGATTACATTGCGTTCATTGAAGAATATGTGGGCGTTCCGGTAACTCTGGTTTCTGTAGGACCAGACAGGGAAAACAATATTTACCGTCAGGCATAA
- the groEL gene encoding chaperonin GroEL gives MSSEVRFGRSFRELLIEGVNVLADAVKVTLGPCGRNVVLDTGRGSPLVTNDGVTIASRIHLADPFQDMGARLVCEAASRTNDLAGDGTTTATVLSQAMIEPGLKAADHGGNPVLMKDGILQGAKAAADWIRKQAKPVTTRKELENVAAVSCGDRQLAGLIAEALEKTGPEGLVTLKEAVQAKTWLELTQGIEIPEGYASPFVIQGQDSPCLIMEAPRIMITSEKLDSLQDILGVLEELRESEAAMILVAPDFSEEALGALALNHARGIFTAVPVKAPFFGRLQSDYLQDLCVLTGAKLCSLSAGLPLQQARLCDLGTAGSARVEQDRTILTETRGDEQGINLRKQQTEEQIRSEADPLEKSRLQKRLSFLTGKAAVIHCGALTGSLRKEQKLRLEDALNAAKCAMQEGIVAGGGTAYVEAARALKPTLQDPDPDRRRGMEIVLNALLVPARQIARNAGYDGDSILTRLCQSPQGTGFNAVAGTWDNLFSCGITDPVQVTCSALLNAAEIASLLITTEAGIVQTGNLADREPY, from the coding sequence ATGAGCTCTGAAGTCAGGTTCGGGAGATCTTTCCGCGAGCTCCTGATTGAGGGAGTCAACGTGCTGGCAGATGCCGTGAAAGTGACACTGGGCCCCTGCGGAAGGAACGTGGTGCTGGATACCGGACGTGGAAGTCCTCTTGTCACCAATGACGGTGTCACCATTGCCTCCAGGATCCATCTTGCAGATCCGTTTCAGGATATGGGTGCCCGTCTTGTCTGCGAGGCGGCCAGCCGGACCAACGATCTTGCCGGAGATGGAACCACTACAGCCACTGTATTGTCCCAGGCAATGATCGAACCCGGCCTGAAAGCAGCGGATCATGGTGGAAACCCTGTGCTGATGAAAGACGGCATCCTGCAGGGAGCCAAGGCCGCTGCAGACTGGATCAGAAAACAGGCGAAGCCTGTCACCACCCGAAAGGAACTCGAAAATGTCGCAGCAGTATCCTGCGGTGACAGACAGCTTGCGGGACTTATTGCAGAGGCTCTGGAAAAAACCGGACCGGAAGGGCTTGTGACGCTGAAAGAAGCCGTTCAGGCAAAAACGTGGCTGGAACTGACTCAGGGAATCGAGATCCCGGAGGGATATGCTTCACCGTTTGTCATTCAGGGCCAGGATTCTCCGTGCCTGATCATGGAAGCGCCACGGATCATGATCACTTCCGAAAAGCTGGACTCGCTTCAGGACATACTCGGCGTTCTCGAGGAACTCCGGGAATCAGAGGCTGCAATGATTCTGGTGGCTCCCGACTTCTCGGAAGAAGCACTGGGAGCACTCGCCCTGAATCATGCACGGGGCATTTTCACTGCGGTTCCTGTCAAGGCTCCATTCTTTGGCAGACTCCAGTCAGACTATCTGCAGGATCTCTGTGTGCTCACCGGTGCAAAACTCTGCAGTCTGTCTGCCGGTCTGCCGCTGCAGCAGGCAAGACTTTGTGATCTGGGAACAGCCGGAAGTGCACGGGTAGAACAGGACCGTACCATTCTGACGGAAACCAGAGGCGATGAACAGGGAATAAACCTGCGAAAACAGCAGACAGAAGAACAGATTCGATCTGAAGCGGATCCTCTGGAGAAGAGCAGGCTGCAGAAACGACTGTCGTTTCTGACCGGCAAGGCTGCAGTGATCCATTGCGGAGCTCTGACCGGCAGCCTGAGAAAAGAACAGAAGCTGAGACTGGAGGATGCCCTCAATGCAGCGAAGTGTGCCATGCAGGAAGGAATCGTGGCTGGTGGCGGAACAGCGTATGTGGAAGCTGCCAGGGCATTGAAGCCCACATTGCAGGACCCGGATCCCGACAGACGGAGAGGGATGGAAATTGTGCTCAACGCATTGCTCGTTCCTGCCCGGCAGATCGCCCGGAATGCGGGATACGACGGAGATTCGATTCTGACCAGACTCTGTCAGTCGCCGCAAGGAACCGGGTTCAATGCTGTTGCCGGTACCTGGGACAACCTGTTTTCCTGCGGCATTACAGACCCTGTTCAGGTCACGTGCAGTGCGTTGCTGAATGCAGCGGAAATTGCCAGTCTGCTGATCACGACGGAGGCGGGCATTGTGCAGACTGGCAATCTGGCAGACCGGGAACCGTATTAG
- a CDS encoding tRNA (cytidine(34)-2'-O)-methyltransferase codes for MIHIVLFQPEIPGNTGNILRTAMASGCTVDLIEPLGFSLEDKYLRRSGMDYIKDCEMHRYPDWDTFEATVQGPMVFLTRYGRKPPSSFDFTDDGRNLYLVFGKESTGVDKRILKRHLDTCLRLPMIETARSLNLSNAVAVTVYEVLRQRGYPGLSFSEQLKGESFLEDLELD; via the coding sequence GTGATCCACATTGTTCTGTTTCAGCCGGAAATCCCCGGGAACACAGGCAATATCCTGAGGACAGCCATGGCTTCCGGCTGCACCGTGGATCTGATCGAACCCCTTGGTTTCTCTCTGGAAGACAAATACCTCAGGCGCTCCGGAATGGACTATATCAAAGACTGTGAAATGCACCGCTATCCCGACTGGGACACATTTGAAGCGACAGTACAGGGACCAATGGTCTTTCTGACACGATATGGCAGGAAACCGCCATCGTCCTTTGACTTTACAGACGATGGAAGGAATTTGTATCTGGTGTTCGGAAAAGAAAGCACGGGTGTGGACAAGCGGATTCTGAAACGTCATCTGGATACGTGTCTGCGCCTGCCGATGATTGAAACAGCCCGGAGTCTCAATCTTTCCAACGCTGTGGCTGTGACTGTCTATGAAGTTCTTCGACAGCGGGGTTATCCAGGACTGTCGTTCAGTGAACAGCTGAAAGGGGAATCGTTTCTTGAAGATCTGGAACTGGATTGA
- the pheS gene encoding phenylalanine--tRNA ligase subunit alpha, which produces MQQLQQTALKDITSADRTSSLNDLRVKYLGKKGAVQGLMKNMKNLPADEKPAYGQKVNKLKQELQKALEERKESLEAAELEGKITSEEIDVTLPGRRPSAGSLHPLTLVQQELEDLFVGLGYQVIEGPEVVEDLYCFERANIPRDHPARDMQDSLYIDPEHLLRTHTTAIQMKVLEEQAPNDIKVICPGKVYRRDDDDATHSHQFTQMEGLVIGEHITLADLKGTLEFLARKMFGQDREIRFRPSYFPFTEPSVEVDVTCHVCGGKGCPTCKQTGWIEILGAGEVHPHVLEMAGYDPKKAQGFAFGVGIERVAMLKYGIDDIRHFYTNDRRFAKLFERFE; this is translated from the coding sequence ATGCAGCAACTGCAGCAGACAGCTCTGAAGGACATCACTTCTGCTGATAGAACCTCTTCCCTGAATGATCTTCGGGTGAAGTACCTTGGAAAAAAAGGTGCGGTTCAGGGATTGATGAAGAATATGAAGAACCTGCCTGCAGATGAAAAACCGGCTTATGGTCAGAAAGTAAACAAACTCAAGCAGGAACTGCAAAAAGCACTGGAAGAAAGAAAAGAGTCTCTGGAAGCAGCAGAACTGGAAGGGAAAATAACCAGTGAGGAAATTGACGTGACTCTCCCAGGACGCCGGCCGTCTGCAGGAAGTCTGCATCCACTGACACTGGTACAGCAGGAGCTGGAGGATCTGTTTGTGGGCCTTGGCTACCAGGTCATCGAAGGTCCTGAAGTGGTGGAGGACTTGTATTGCTTTGAACGCGCTAATATCCCCAGAGACCATCCCGCCCGTGATATGCAGGATTCCCTTTATATTGATCCCGAACACCTGCTGCGGACGCATACAACGGCAATCCAGATGAAGGTTCTGGAGGAGCAGGCACCGAATGACATCAAGGTGATATGCCCGGGCAAGGTGTATCGCCGGGATGACGACGATGCCACACACTCTCATCAGTTCACGCAGATGGAAGGCTTGGTAATAGGCGAACATATCACGCTGGCAGACTTGAAGGGAACGCTGGAATTCCTGGCAAGAAAGATGTTCGGCCAGGACAGAGAAATCCGTTTCCGGCCCAGTTATTTCCCCTTTACCGAGCCCAGCGTTGAAGTGGATGTAACTTGTCATGTCTGTGGTGGCAAAGGGTGCCCCACCTGCAAGCAGACTGGCTGGATTGAAATCCTGGGTGCCGGCGAAGTGCATCCCCATGTACTGGAGATGGCCGGGTACGATCCGAAAAAGGCACAGGGTTTCGCATTCGGCGTAGGGATTGAGCGAGTGGCAATGTTAAAGTACGGTATTGATGATATCCGACATTTTTATACCAACGACAGGCGGTTTGCGAAACTGTTCGAGCGGTTTGAGTAG
- the thrS gene encoding threonine--tRNA ligase has product MVNILEDEHLSRLNHSAAHLMAQAVKRLYPQAKFWVGPVIRDGFYYDIDLGGESLKDEDLPKIEKEMKKIAKDGKKIVRRELSKAEALELFADDPYKLDLIAGLEDGTITVYSQGEFTDLCRGPHVDSVKELKHVKLLKHSGAYWKGDSQNQMLQRIYGVAFDTKEALDSHLQALEEAKKRDHKKLGREMNLFTVSEYAPGMPIFLPDGMILRNILEQYWYDEHTKEGYRFIKTPIIMSRELWETSGHWDHYKANMYTTKVDDRDFAIKPMNCPGALLVYNNGLHSYKDLPLRIAELGQVHRHEASGALNGLFRVRTFTQDDAHIFVTPDQIESEVKDVLDLIDRMYGVFGLEYSIELSTKPEKDYIGSDEIWAQSEEALANACRHAGRDFKVNPGDGAFYGPKLDIHIKDSLGRDWQCGTVQLDMNLPERFECTYVDADGSRKTPLMLHRVVYGSIERFIGILIENFAGHFPLWLAPRQLVVIPVHQQKHLEYAQKVKKALEEAGMRVEVDDRNEKLGYRVREAQMTKVPYQIVVGDGEQEAGTVTIRKSGSRSSETMPLEEAVAKFRQEVDEKWLFDRD; this is encoded by the coding sequence ATGGTCAACATTCTGGAAGACGAACATCTTTCCAGACTCAATCACTCAGCTGCGCATCTGATGGCGCAGGCTGTCAAGCGTCTGTATCCTCAGGCAAAATTCTGGGTCGGACCGGTGATCCGGGATGGTTTTTACTATGACATCGATCTGGGCGGCGAGTCCCTGAAAGACGAAGACCTGCCGAAGATCGAAAAGGAAATGAAGAAAATCGCAAAAGACGGCAAGAAAATTGTCCGCCGGGAACTGTCCAAGGCCGAGGCTCTGGAACTGTTTGCGGATGATCCCTACAAACTGGATCTGATTGCCGGGCTGGAAGACGGTACCATCACCGTCTACTCCCAGGGTGAGTTCACGGATCTATGCCGTGGCCCGCACGTGGATTCCGTGAAGGAACTGAAACACGTGAAACTGCTCAAACATTCCGGAGCCTACTGGAAGGGTGACAGCCAGAACCAGATGCTGCAGCGGATCTATGGTGTGGCCTTCGACACAAAAGAGGCGCTGGATTCCCACCTCCAGGCGCTGGAGGAAGCGAAGAAGCGCGACCACAAAAAACTGGGTCGAGAAATGAATCTGTTCACAGTCAGCGAGTATGCACCAGGAATGCCGATTTTCCTGCCGGATGGAATGATCCTGCGCAACATTCTCGAGCAGTACTGGTATGACGAACACACGAAGGAAGGATACCGGTTCATCAAGACCCCAATCATCATGAGCCGCGAACTCTGGGAGACCTCAGGCCACTGGGACCACTACAAGGCCAACATGTACACCACGAAAGTCGACGACCGGGATTTCGCAATCAAGCCGATGAACTGTCCCGGTGCCCTGCTGGTCTACAACAATGGTCTGCACTCCTACAAGGATCTCCCGCTGCGGATCGCCGAACTGGGTCAGGTACACAGGCATGAAGCTTCCGGCGCCCTGAACGGACTGTTCCGTGTCCGGACCTTCACGCAGGATGATGCCCATATCTTTGTGACTCCCGACCAGATCGAAAGTGAAGTGAAAGATGTGCTGGACCTCATCGACCGCATGTATGGCGTATTCGGGCTGGAATACTCCATCGAACTGTCCACCAAACCCGAGAAGGACTATATCGGCAGCGATGAAATCTGGGCTCAGAGCGAAGAAGCTCTTGCCAATGCCTGCCGCCATGCCGGCCGTGACTTCAAGGTCAACCCCGGTGACGGTGCCTTCTATGGACCGAAGCTGGACATCCACATCAAGGATTCCCTGGGACGCGACTGGCAGTGCGGCACCGTGCAGCTGGACATGAACCTTCCCGAGCGCTTTGAATGCACCTATGTGGATGCAGACGGAAGCCGCAAGACCCCGCTGATGCTGCACCGTGTCGTGTACGGCTCCATTGAGCGGTTTATCGGCATTCTGATTGAAAACTTTGCCGGTCATTTCCCCCTGTGGCTGGCGCCCCGGCAGCTGGTTGTGATTCCGGTTCATCAGCAGAAGCATCTGGAGTACGCACAGAAGGTCAAAAAAGCTCTGGAAGAGGCCGGTATGCGTGTGGAAGTGGATGACCGGAACGAGAAACTTGGCTATCGTGTGCGTGAAGCACAGATGACGAAGGTCCCCTACCAGATCGTTGTAGGCGACGGTGAGCAGGAAGCGGGAACTGTGACGATCCGCAAATCCGGCAGCCGCAGCTCCGAGACGATGCCCCTGGAAGAGGCTGTCGCAAAGTTCAGGCAGGAGGTTGACGAAAAATGGCTCTTCGACAGAGACTGA
- a CDS encoding NlpC/P60 family protein has translation MKFVEKHSKILAVALCICASGPILSTVYAYETQPGWHGQDNDRYYVLESNRQRATGLTEIDDEVYYFNGQGEMQFGWQTISNTTYYFGSDGKAASGETAIQGTSYNFQETGSLKQGWSEDGQNFFDEKGFKTSSAWVDVDGARYWFDENGSRVTGWREIDGTRYFFGEDGRMVTGQFEADGQTFYASEDGSIRSGWFDRDGVKAYYNEDGSKVVNAVQEIDGTTYGFDENGNVLVNTEKDGYVFDETGAGTVIAPEEVPAAPEQTPADMPVEAPSVPAETPSAPVEVPTAPEETPVNPEVMPSAPEQTPVQPEETPVVPEQTPSAPETPAVPEEIPSAPVETPSEPVQPEIPSVPETDTNKASAILAAAMGQLGVNQDCTMLVTNALRAVGINFHGWPSDYAALGSWTSAPVPGDIIIYSGHVAIYAGNGQAVHGGWNGYQTVLASVNCSTSLIGYIHVA, from the coding sequence ATGAAATTCGTTGAGAAACACAGCAAAATTCTAGCCGTGGCACTGTGCATCTGTGCTTCCGGCCCAATCCTCTCCACTGTTTATGCCTACGAGACACAGCCCGGCTGGCATGGTCAGGACAATGACAGGTACTATGTTCTGGAGTCCAACCGTCAGCGTGCAACAGGTCTTACGGAAATTGATGATGAAGTATATTACTTTAACGGACAGGGAGAAATGCAGTTTGGCTGGCAGACCATATCCAACACGACCTACTATTTTGGTTCGGATGGAAAAGCTGCCAGTGGCGAAACTGCCATCCAGGGAACCAGCTATAACTTTCAGGAAACAGGATCCCTGAAACAGGGATGGTCTGAAGACGGTCAGAATTTCTTTGATGAAAAGGGATTCAAGACTTCTTCTGCCTGGGTTGACGTGGATGGAGCCAGATACTGGTTTGATGAAAACGGCAGCCGTGTGACTGGCTGGAGAGAAATAGACGGTACCCGGTATTTCTTTGGTGAGGACGGCCGGATGGTCACTGGTCAGTTCGAAGCGGATGGACAGACATTCTATGCTTCGGAAGATGGAAGCATCCGCAGCGGCTGGTTTGATCGGGATGGTGTGAAAGCCTATTACAATGAAGACGGATCCAAAGTCGTGAATGCTGTGCAGGAAATTGACGGGACCACATATGGTTTTGATGAGAACGGGAATGTCCTTGTCAACACAGAAAAAGATGGATACGTATTTGATGAAACAGGTGCAGGAACTGTGATTGCTCCGGAAGAAGTACCGGCTGCACCAGAGCAGACACCGGCTGATATGCCGGTGGAAGCACCGTCTGTACCGGCAGAAACTCCTTCGGCGCCTGTTGAAGTTCCGACAGCCCCGGAAGAAACACCCGTAAACCCTGAGGTGATGCCTTCGGCCCCCGAGCAGACACCGGTACAGCCGGAGGAAACACCGGTGGTGCCTGAACAGACACCCTCTGCACCCGAGACACCGGCTGTGCCGGAAGAGATCCCGTCCGCTCCGGTTGAGACTCCGTCTGAACCGGTACAGCCCGAAATTCCTTCAGTACCGGAAACCGATACGAACAAGGCTTCTGCCATTCTGGCTGCAGCCATGGGTCAGCTTGGAGTCAACCAGGACTGCACCATGCTGGTGACCAATGCACTGCGCGCAGTTGGAATCAATTTCCATGGATGGCCCAGTGATTATGCTGCACTCGGGTCTTGGACATCTGCACCGGTGCCGGGAGATATCATTATTTACAGTGGTCATGTTGCCATTTATGCCGGCAATGGTCAGGCTGTACATGGTGGCTGGAATGGATACCAGACGGTTCTGGCTTCTGTAAACTGCAGTACGTCTCTGATTGGTTACATTCACGTAGCCTGA
- a CDS encoding co-chaperone GroES, translating to MLRPLHKNVILRLDRCELQESGGIVLKTSASRPCLAVVESVGPDVEDQDYGPGDVVVYHPLNPVSFAEGDHEYLILQDEDILAVQESGHEL from the coding sequence ATGCTGAGACCACTCCATAAAAATGTGATTCTCCGGCTGGATCGCTGTGAGCTGCAGGAATCCGGAGGAATCGTCTTGAAAACCTCGGCTTCCAGGCCATGCCTTGCAGTGGTGGAATCCGTTGGCCCGGATGTAGAGGACCAGGATTACGGACCAGGAGATGTCGTGGTCTATCACCCTCTGAATCCCGTGTCATTCGCAGAAGGAGACCATGAGTACCTGATTCTGCAGGATGAAGATATTCTGGCTGTTCAGGAGTCTGGACATGAGCTCTGA